One part of the Truepera radiovictrix DSM 17093 genome encodes these proteins:
- a CDS encoding bifunctional diguanylate cyclase/phosphodiesterase translates to MQHTPARDDTPPAPGDEATQRRLAALRRYRILETPPEPAFERIVGLAQRLFGVSGAVINLLDAHRGWFKACRGLPFTDVPLEQTICLHTVRRAETIVVPDAAQDPQFCDNPFVTGAPQLRFYAGAPLVTPDGVALGTLCIFDPAPRPPLSASERATLEDLAALVIDELELRRVAQALEREAARTEAILSSITEALYTLDGEGRFRYLNAQAERFLRRSSAELLGKRIWDEFPGARALLGATFDEVITSGRAASTELFYPPFGEWFEVRAYPLDGGLSVVFQSVTERRRAAAQLAFQASLLERVQSAVVATDPAGRVVYWNRFAEALYGFCSAEVVGRPLARFLFPGSARAAARAATEEAKRSGQWRGELTLKRRGGSRFPALVTVSALRDEGGALLGFIGGALDISERKQAERLERDRRHILEMVVRNCPLDETLGKLAELVERQHPGARCAVHLLRAGRLLPAAGYRLTDERQGLPVGPQAGACGAAAALGDVVICEDAQTDPRWGRYRELARAHRLRSVWSQPILSGEREVLGTLSVYYDALTPPTPEALALLDDKAKLAAVAIEHRRLLDRLSYNARHDALTGLLNRSAFEERLRSAVERAAKSGATLAVLFLDLDRFKRVNDTLGHAAGDALLKLATARLRACVGEAALARVGGDEFLCLLEAPRGAAAGLAAGVASCIVEAFDAPFTLGARDVFLGITVGVSTFPSDGTDAATLIRNADTAMYQGKVAGKHTVVFFSAAVSATMQRQARLESDLRRALARGEFRLLYQPQVELRTGALTGVEALLRWQHPELGWIAPQDFIPVAEESGLIVPLGAWILQEACRQGARWRAQRGVHPLRVAVNVSALQFGHADFVGVVLRALQTSGLPPELLTLEITESVVIGDLGAVTERIAELKRLGVRLSLDDFGTGYSSLAYLRHLPIDEVKIDKVFLPPLSAPDTSHDTTRARDAAEDRAMVQAIVSLAHALELEVVAEGVEDAAQLAFLRDTGCDGAQGYLFGPPVAAAAVPATRPPPWLPLRATAGGAYTER, encoded by the coding sequence CACCGCGGGTGGTTTAAAGCGTGCCGCGGCCTCCCCTTCACCGACGTGCCGCTCGAGCAGACGATCTGCCTCCATACGGTGCGGCGCGCCGAGACCATCGTCGTCCCCGACGCGGCGCAAGACCCGCAGTTCTGCGACAACCCGTTTGTCACCGGCGCGCCGCAGCTGCGCTTTTACGCGGGCGCGCCCCTGGTGACCCCCGACGGCGTAGCGCTCGGCACGCTCTGCATCTTCGACCCCGCGCCGCGCCCCCCGCTAAGCGCGAGCGAACGGGCGACGCTCGAGGACCTCGCCGCGCTGGTCATCGACGAGCTCGAGCTGCGGCGCGTCGCCCAGGCGCTCGAACGAGAGGCCGCGCGCACCGAGGCGATCTTGTCGAGCATCACCGAGGCGCTCTACACCCTCGACGGCGAGGGGCGCTTTCGCTACCTCAACGCGCAAGCCGAGCGCTTTTTGCGGCGCTCGAGCGCCGAGCTTTTGGGCAAGCGCATCTGGGACGAGTTTCCCGGGGCGCGCGCGCTGCTCGGGGCCACCTTTGACGAGGTCATCACGAGCGGCCGCGCGGCGAGCACCGAGCTCTTCTACCCGCCCTTTGGCGAGTGGTTCGAGGTGCGCGCCTACCCCTTGGACGGGGGGCTATCGGTCGTCTTTCAGTCGGTCACCGAAAGGCGGCGCGCCGCAGCGCAGCTCGCCTTTCAGGCGTCGCTTCTAGAGCGGGTGCAGAGCGCGGTAGTGGCGACCGACCCGGCGGGCCGCGTCGTCTACTGGAACCGCTTCGCCGAAGCGCTCTACGGCTTTTGCAGCGCCGAGGTCGTGGGTCGACCCCTTGCGCGCTTTCTCTTCCCAGGCAGCGCGCGCGCGGCGGCGCGCGCCGCGACCGAAGAGGCCAAACGCTCGGGCCAGTGGCGGGGCGAACTCACCTTAAAGCGCCGCGGTGGCAGCCGCTTCCCCGCGCTCGTCACGGTGAGCGCGCTGCGCGACGAAGGGGGGGCGCTGCTCGGTTTTATCGGGGGGGCGCTCGACATCAGCGAGCGTAAACAGGCCGAGCGGCTCGAGCGAGACCGGCGGCACATCCTCGAGATGGTGGTGCGCAACTGCCCCTTAGACGAGACGCTCGGCAAACTGGCCGAACTGGTCGAGCGTCAGCATCCGGGAGCGCGCTGCGCGGTGCACCTGCTGCGCGCGGGCCGTCTTCTGCCCGCAGCTGGCTACCGCCTCACCGACGAGCGCCAGGGGCTCCCCGTCGGCCCCCAGGCGGGCGCGTGCGGCGCCGCTGCCGCCCTCGGCGACGTGGTCATCTGCGAGGACGCGCAGACCGACCCGCGCTGGGGACGCTACCGCGAGCTCGCGCGCGCGCACCGGTTACGTTCGGTGTGGTCGCAGCCGATCCTCTCCGGGGAGCGCGAGGTGTTGGGGACGCTGAGCGTCTACTACGACGCGCTCACCCCGCCGACGCCGGAGGCGCTCGCGCTCCTCGACGACAAGGCGAAGCTAGCCGCCGTCGCCATCGAGCACCGGCGACTCCTCGACAGGCTCTCCTATAACGCGCGCCACGACGCCTTGACGGGGCTTCTCAACCGCTCGGCGTTTGAGGAGCGGCTGCGTAGCGCCGTGGAACGCGCGGCTAAGTCGGGGGCCACGCTCGCCGTGCTCTTTCTCGACCTCGACCGCTTTAAACGCGTCAACGACACCCTCGGGCACGCCGCCGGCGACGCGCTTTTAAAGCTCGCCACGGCGCGGCTGCGCGCCTGCGTCGGCGAGGCGGCGCTCGCGCGGGTGGGCGGCGACGAGTTTTTGTGCCTGCTCGAGGCGCCCCGAGGTGCCGCAGCGGGGCTCGCCGCCGGGGTCGCGAGCTGCATCGTCGAGGCCTTTGACGCCCCCTTTACGCTCGGCGCGCGCGACGTCTTTCTGGGGATCACGGTCGGCGTCAGCACCTTTCCGTCAGACGGCACCGACGCCGCCACGCTTATCCGCAACGCCGACACCGCGATGTACCAGGGCAAGGTCGCGGGAAAACACACGGTGGTCTTTTTCTCGGCCGCCGTGAGCGCCACCATGCAGCGCCAGGCGCGCCTCGAAAGCGACCTACGCCGCGCGCTGGCGCGCGGGGAGTTTCGGCTCCTCTACCAGCCCCAAGTCGAGCTTCGGACGGGCGCCCTGACGGGGGTCGAGGCGCTCCTCCGGTGGCAACACCCCGAGCTAGGCTGGATCGCCCCGCAGGACTTTATCCCCGTCGCCGAAGAAAGCGGCCTCATCGTCCCCTTGGGTGCGTGGATCTTGCAGGAGGCCTGCCGTCAGGGGGCGCGTTGGCGGGCGCAGCGCGGGGTGCACCCCTTGAGGGTGGCCGTCAACGTTTCAGCGCTGCAGTTCGGGCACGCCGACTTTGTCGGGGTCGTTCTGCGCGCGCTGCAAACGAGCGGCCTCCCGCCCGAGCTGCTGACCCTCGAGATCACCGAGTCGGTGGTGATCGGCGACCTCGGGGCCGTCACGGAGCGCATCGCGGAGCTTAAACGCCTCGGCGTGCGCCTCTCGCTCGACGACTTCGGCACCGGCTACTCGTCGCTCGCCTATTTGCGGCACCTGCCGATCGACGAGGTCAAGATCGACAAGGTCTTCTTGCCGCCCCTCAGTGCCCCCGACACCTCCCACGACACCACGCGCGCGCGCGACGCCGCCGAGGACCGCGCGATGGTGCAGGCGATCGTCTCGCTCGCGCACGCGCTCGAGCTCGAGGTCGTCGCCGAGGGGGTCGAAGACGCGGCGCAGCTCGCTTTTCTGCGCGACACCGGTTGCGACGGCGCCCAGGGTTACCTCTTCGGCCCCCCCGTCGCCGCCGCCGCCGTGCCCGCGACGCGCCCCCCACCGTGGTTGCCCCTTCGCGCTACGGCGGGGGGTGCGTACACCGAGCGGTAG
- a CDS encoding tetratricopeptide repeat protein produces MFFRRSPQLEVEPAHRALAEGRYEVALSLLEGATRRQRRRSSQAQLKLFLAATYALSGTQGLEGGTRKLREAAAADADIAHHPLYRALYWEFAAYRGDAATDVRKGALAAAASGDPFAVYHAACALVAIRAFRRATRLLQKLDPLALPDYLRWRYWSLLGRSFDAVERPDEALDAFCRAVALAPPGERHRERLNLASSLLELDRADEALHELQRVDEGALEPAERTLHLFLQGRAHLLAGNPNRALELLKRASALEAASAPPSYTLKLTLAQCYGTLKDYAQAASLYFEAIELAPKRQRTWTLHECALLLLEADRLSNARELLWEALKSDGYAYRAELYADLAEVEYKLANLTEASEYARRALDLGAVVSACLTLGSVAYEYYHLDEAATWFEKAAAASHEGETDWLHAQEMLADIFVQQGYSVPERVVFHAEQALKYLHPSDEWALILREYAAHARSLLGGHARPLN; encoded by the coding sequence ATGTTTTTTCGTCGCTCCCCGCAGCTCGAGGTCGAGCCCGCTCACCGCGCGCTCGCCGAGGGGCGTTACGAGGTGGCTCTGTCGCTCCTCGAGGGGGCGACGCGGCGGCAGCGGCGGCGGAGCTCGCAGGCGCAGCTCAAGCTCTTTCTCGCCGCGACCTACGCGTTAAGCGGTACGCAGGGCCTCGAGGGGGGGACGCGCAAGCTGCGTGAGGCCGCCGCGGCCGACGCCGACATCGCCCACCACCCGCTCTACCGAGCGCTCTACTGGGAGTTCGCGGCCTACCGCGGCGACGCCGCCACGGACGTGCGCAAAGGTGCCCTGGCGGCCGCCGCGAGCGGCGACCCCTTCGCGGTCTACCACGCGGCCTGCGCGCTCGTCGCCATCCGCGCCTTTCGCCGCGCCACGCGGCTTTTGCAAAAGCTCGACCCGCTCGCCTTGCCTGACTATTTGCGTTGGCGCTACTGGTCGCTCTTGGGGCGCAGCTTCGACGCCGTCGAACGCCCCGACGAGGCGCTCGACGCCTTTTGCCGCGCCGTCGCGCTCGCCCCGCCGGGGGAGCGCCACCGGGAACGCCTCAACCTCGCCTCGAGCCTCCTCGAGCTCGACCGCGCCGACGAGGCGCTGCACGAGCTTCAACGGGTCGACGAGGGGGCCCTCGAACCCGCCGAGAGGACGCTGCACCTCTTTTTGCAGGGGCGGGCGCACCTGCTCGCGGGCAACCCCAACCGCGCCCTCGAGCTGCTAAAGCGTGCGAGCGCCCTTGAAGCGGCCTCGGCCCCCCCCTCCTACACCCTCAAGCTCACCCTGGCGCAGTGCTACGGCACCCTCAAAGACTACGCGCAGGCTGCGAGCCTCTACTTCGAGGCGATCGAGCTCGCCCCCAAACGGCAGCGCACCTGGACGCTGCACGAGTGCGCGCTCTTGCTGCTCGAGGCCGACCGCCTCAGCAACGCCCGCGAGCTCCTCTGGGAGGCGCTTAAAAGCGACGGTTACGCCTACCGCGCGGAGCTCTACGCCGACCTCGCCGAGGTCGAGTACAAGCTCGCCAACCTGACCGAAGCGAGCGAGTACGCGCGCCGCGCGCTCGACCTGGGCGCGGTCGTCTCGGCGTGCCTGACGCTCGGCTCGGTGGCGTACGAGTACTACCACCTGGACGAAGCCGCCACCTGGTTTGAAAAGGCTGCGGCGGCCAGCCACGAGGGGGAGACCGACTGGCTCCACGCGCAGGAGATGCTCGCCGACATCTTCGTGCAGCAGGGCTACAGCGTCCCCGAACGGGTGGTGTTTCACGCCGAGCAGGCGCTTAAGTACCTGCACCCGAGCGACGAGTGGGCGCTTATCCTGCGCGAGTACGCCGCGCACGCCCGCAGCCTTCTGGGGGGGCACGCGCGGCCGCTCAACTAG
- a CDS encoding Rqc2 family fibronectin-binding protein, producing MEGLLIAETLRHLTPLLPSPRLGWRFPDPYTFVLPLRQGALWVYNKPPHAQIALKAEVPPAGGTHTGFQDLLVARAGGSLEGAEQFGLDRVLKLTFGAKGGFVTTPPVGLICELTGRNCNLILVDEAGVILGVAREVTREINRFRQLRPGLPYRPPPPYDKRDPRTLTDEALAALLAGRPLSALRKHLDGIGPELTATLARALDVPRDRPLEGAEVARAVALVRRLTLAPSRVIEELGGRPDLAELRAREAQQARLSRLRSALQKRRNLVQKRLADLQRVFEAALEADTLRAEADLLMAYAHQVPAGASEVMLMDFSGEPRGIRLEPRLSAVENAQARYERAKKRLARLEGAEAREAALHDELRTLEERLARLDELHEDELEALEARYLAEPRAPRRAAPGTRYRSPQGFEVWVGRSAKGNDELTFKLAKSRDVWLHAQGHPGSHVIIRAENREVPFETILFAAQLAAAYSKAGDSDNVPVDYTLKKHVWKPKGGPPGAVHFTQQRTVFVTPSRRPEGEGADDEA from the coding sequence ATGGAAGGCCTTCTCATCGCCGAAACCCTGCGCCACCTGACGCCGCTGCTGCCGAGCCCGCGGCTCGGCTGGCGTTTCCCCGACCCCTACACCTTCGTGCTCCCGCTGCGGCAGGGGGCCTTGTGGGTCTACAACAAACCGCCACACGCGCAGATCGCCCTTAAAGCCGAGGTGCCGCCCGCGGGCGGCACCCACACGGGGTTTCAAGACCTCTTGGTGGCGCGCGCCGGCGGGTCCCTCGAGGGCGCCGAGCAGTTCGGGCTCGACCGCGTCCTCAAGCTCACCTTCGGGGCGAAGGGGGGCTTCGTCACCACCCCGCCCGTCGGGCTCATCTGTGAGCTGACCGGCCGCAACTGCAACCTCATCCTGGTCGACGAAGCGGGAGTGATCCTGGGCGTCGCGCGCGAGGTGACGCGCGAGATCAACCGCTTTCGCCAGCTGCGGCCGGGCCTCCCCTACCGGCCGCCCCCCCCTTACGACAAGCGCGACCCGCGAACCCTCACCGATGAGGCGCTCGCCGCCCTCCTCGCCGGCCGCCCCCTAAGCGCGCTGCGCAAGCACCTCGACGGTATCGGGCCGGAGCTCACGGCGACGCTCGCCAGAGCTCTCGACGTGCCGCGCGACCGCCCCCTGGAGGGCGCTGAGGTCGCCCGCGCCGTGGCGCTCGTGCGCCGCTTGACGCTAGCGCCGAGCCGCGTCATCGAGGAGCTAGGGGGCCGACCGGACCTCGCCGAGCTGCGCGCGCGCGAGGCGCAGCAGGCGCGCCTCTCAAGGCTCCGCAGCGCCCTCCAAAAGCGCCGGAACCTCGTGCAAAAGCGCCTCGCGGACCTTCAGCGGGTCTTCGAGGCCGCCCTCGAGGCCGACACCTTGCGCGCCGAGGCCGACCTCCTGATGGCCTACGCGCACCAGGTGCCCGCGGGGGCGTCGGAGGTGATGCTGATGGACTTTTCGGGGGAGCCCAGAGGGATCAGGCTCGAGCCCCGCCTCAGCGCCGTGGAGAACGCCCAGGCCCGCTACGAGCGGGCGAAAAAGCGGCTCGCGCGGCTCGAGGGGGCCGAGGCGCGCGAGGCGGCGCTGCACGACGAGCTAAGGACCCTGGAGGAACGTTTGGCGCGCCTCGACGAGCTTCACGAAGACGAGCTCGAGGCGCTCGAAGCGCGCTACCTCGCCGAACCCAGAGCGCCGCGCCGCGCCGCCCCCGGCACGCGCTACCGGAGCCCGCAGGGCTTCGAGGTGTGGGTGGGCCGGAGCGCCAAGGGCAACGACGAGCTCACCTTCAAGCTCGCCAAGAGCCGCGACGTGTGGCTGCACGCGCAGGGCCACCCCGGCTCGCACGTCATCATCCGCGCCGAGAACCGGGAGGTCCCCTTTGAGACGATCCTCTTCGCCGCGCAGCTCGCCGCCGCCTACTCCAAAGCCGGCGACTCGGACAACGTGCCCGTCGACTACACCCTCAAAAAGCACGTCTGGAAACCCAAGGGCGGGCCGCCCGGCGCGGTGCACTTTACGCAGCAGAGAACGGTCTTCGTCACGCCGAGCCGGCGGCCCGAGGGGGAGGGGGCGGACGACGAGGCGTGA
- a CDS encoding L-2-amino-thiazoline-4-carboxylic acid hydrolase encodes MPQPDPPTPDDPPDHAPDDTLNERVGVLTRREIEARILGPFVAALAERFGEAEVKAVLAEVVRAAARESGRAMRTAAAGDDLTRFAALWEPWFRGGALEIEELTRTPEAWAFNVTRCRYAELYRALGLAELGATLSCNRDAALIEGFSGEVELRRTQTLMEGAPHCDFRYRKR; translated from the coding sequence ATGCCCCAGCCCGACCCACCCACCCCCGACGACCCCCCTGACCACGCCCCCGATGACACCCTCAACGAGCGGGTCGGGGTGCTCACGCGCCGCGAGATCGAAGCGCGCATCCTGGGGCCGTTTGTCGCGGCCCTCGCGGAACGCTTCGGCGAGGCGGAGGTGAAAGCGGTGCTCGCCGAGGTCGTCCGGGCGGCGGCGCGCGAGAGCGGGCGGGCGATGCGAACAGCCGCTGCGGGGGATGACCTGACGCGCTTCGCGGCGCTCTGGGAGCCGTGGTTTCGGGGGGGCGCTTTGGAGATCGAGGAGCTGACGCGCACCCCCGAGGCGTGGGCCTTTAACGTCACGCGCTGCCGCTACGCCGAACTCTACCGCGCGCTCGGCCTGGCCGAGCTGGGCGCGACCCTGTCGTGCAACCGCGACGCGGCGCTCATCGAAGGCTTTAGCGGTGAGGTCGAGCTGAGGCGCACCCAGACGCTGATGGAGGGGGCGCCGCACTGCGACTTTCGCTACCGGAAGCGCTAG
- a CDS encoding MFS transporter, with amino-acid sequence MATPSTLSSRLALSGAPLSLLLIVVHATNDAFTSMLAALLPTLQRRFGLTETALALMVATLSFSSSVTQPFFGAVADRLGRRLVGALGVVVSSTLLSLMGVVPDAWLLFALLLVGGLGSAAFHPAGTSMARTAGGANKALTVSLFSAGGTVGLALGPAIILFVARTFGLEWSPVLMLPGVALGAALLVLAPPQPRLRGAAKPKLFDAALFRGPVGVLCVSGVLRSVAYVTFTNAVPLWLVTTQGVASDSALIASTLLTFSVAAGAGGVIAGALGRHLSSQALITGTMLLALPVFWGMLWAPAGSPLFFALVALAGALVNAGLPLMVVRAQDLAPHAVGTASGMLMGFTWGTAGVLYILIGYLQERVGLTAAMQLSYLSLLPGAALAFWVLRRHRQQLGA; translated from the coding sequence ATGGCGACCCCCTCGACGCTTTCCAGCCGCCTCGCCCTCTCGGGCGCCCCCCTCTCGCTGCTGCTCATCGTCGTGCACGCCACCAACGACGCCTTTACGAGCATGTTGGCGGCGCTGTTGCCGACGCTGCAGCGCCGCTTCGGCCTCACCGAGACGGCGCTCGCACTGATGGTCGCGACCCTGTCGTTCTCCTCGTCGGTGACGCAGCCCTTTTTCGGCGCGGTGGCCGACCGGCTCGGGCGGCGCCTGGTAGGCGCGCTCGGGGTGGTGGTGAGCTCCACCCTCCTCTCGCTCATGGGGGTGGTGCCGGACGCGTGGCTGCTCTTTGCCCTGCTGCTCGTCGGCGGGCTCGGGTCGGCGGCCTTTCACCCGGCCGGTACGAGCATGGCGCGCACCGCCGGGGGGGCGAACAAGGCGCTCACAGTCAGCCTCTTTAGCGCCGGCGGGACGGTCGGCCTGGCGCTCGGCCCGGCGATCATCCTCTTCGTGGCGCGCACCTTCGGGCTTGAGTGGAGCCCCGTGCTCATGCTGCCCGGGGTCGCTCTCGGGGCGGCGCTGCTCGTGCTCGCCCCCCCGCAGCCGCGCCTGCGCGGCGCCGCCAAACCCAAGCTCTTCGACGCCGCGCTCTTTCGCGGCCCCGTGGGGGTGCTCTGCGTCTCGGGGGTGCTCCGCAGCGTCGCCTACGTGACCTTTACGAACGCCGTGCCGCTCTGGCTGGTCACCACCCAGGGGGTCGCGAGCGACAGCGCGCTGATCGCCAGCACGCTGCTCACCTTTTCGGTCGCAGCGGGCGCCGGGGGCGTCATCGCGGGGGCGCTCGGACGGCACCTAAGCTCGCAGGCGCTCATTACCGGCACCATGCTCCTGGCGCTCCCCGTCTTCTGGGGGATGCTCTGGGCCCCCGCCGGGTCGCCGCTCTTTTTCGCGCTCGTGGCGCTCGCCGGGGCGCTCGTCAACGCGGGGTTGCCCTTGATGGTGGTGCGCGCTCAAGACCTCGCACCGCACGCGGTCGGCACCGCCTCGGGGATGCTGATGGGCTTTACCTGGGGCACCGCCGGGGTGCTCTACATCCTCATCGGCTACCTGCAGGAGCGCGTCGGGCTCACGGCGGCGATGCAGCTCTCCTACTTAAGCCTGCTGCCGGGGGCGGCGCTGGCCTTTTGGGTGCTGCGGCGTCACCGCCAGCAGCTGGGGGCCTAG